One stretch of Mangifera indica cultivar Alphonso chromosome 9, CATAS_Mindica_2.1, whole genome shotgun sequence DNA includes these proteins:
- the LOC123225353 gene encoding uncharacterized protein LOC123225353 has translation MGIIRRSFLLIAGTVCGIYIAQNYKVPNIKKLANDVILMAKRTEETYRKPKRKDDED, from the coding sequence ATGGGGATCATAAGAAGAAGTTTCTTGTTAATTGCAGGGACGGTGTGTGGGATTTACATTGCTCAAAACTATAAAGTTCCGAACATCAAGAAGCTGGCTAACGACGTGATTCTCATGGCCAAGCGCACTGAAGAGACATATCGCAAGCCTAAGAGGAAAGACGACGAAGATTAG
- the LOC123226185 gene encoding putative glycerol-3-phosphate transporter 1 — protein MGSLAEPTPETNGRKPLGIRFIEHIKRKRISYKSHQAIVLILTFLTYASYHATRKVTSIVKSALDPAASDVSWKFIPWRKTHLHEPPAIGKLSWNLGDGWTPFNGSDGTALLGELDVAFLSVYAFGMYFSGHLGDRMDLGIFLTVGMIGSGLFTSLFGVGYWENIHSFYYYLIVQMLAGLFQSTGWPSVVAVVGNWFGKSKRGLIMGIWNAHTSVGNITGSLIASALLSYGWGWSFVVPGLMIAFLGLMIFFFLPVTPESVGCDREEDVLHFPRKIGEEVTEPLLRSETAVKEKAVGFIQAWKIPGVAPFAFCLFFSKLVAYTFLYWLPFYISHTAIGGKYLSNSAAGNLSTLFDVGGVLGGILAGHISDHLDARAITAASFMYCAIPALFFYRSYGNISLTVNMVLMFITGIFVNGPYALITTAVSADLGTHSSLKGNSRALATVTAIIDGTGSIGAAIGPLLTGYISAKSWSAVFTMLMAAALIAGLLLTKLVVAEVTAKLSESRSHKRQQSRSPMGTTEEA, from the exons ATGGGTTCATTGGCAGAACCAACACCTGAGACAAATGGCAGAAAGCCCCTTGGAATTCGATTTATAGAGCACATAAAGCGAAAAAGAATTTCCTACAAAAGCCATCAGGccattgttttaattttgacatttttgaCATATGCTAGCTATCATGCCACTCGGAAAGTCACTAGCATTGTCAAGAGTGCTCTTGATCCTGCAGCTTCGGATGTGAGCTGGAAATTCATCCCCTGGAGGAAAACTCACCTTCATGAACCACCTGCAATTGGAAAGTTATCATGGAACCTGGGTGATGGATGGACTCCATTTAATGGGTCAGATGGTACTGCCTTGCTCGGTGAGCTTGATGTGGCTTTCCTCTCTGTATATGCTTTTGGAATGTACTTCTCTGGACATTTGGGTGATAGAATGGATCTAGGGATATTTTTAACTGTTGGAATGATTGGAAGTGGTTTATTTACTTCTTTATTTGGAGTAGGATACTGGGAAAATATCCATAGTTTCTACTACTACTTGATAGTACAGATGCTGGCAGGGTTGTTTCAATCAACTGGGTGGCCTTCAGTTGTTGCAGTGGTTGGCAACTGGTTTGGGAAGAGTAAAAGAGGGCTAATCATGGGTATATGGAATGCTCACACATCTGTTGGGAACATCACTGGTTCTTTGATTGCCTCTGCTTTATTGAGTTATGGGTGGGGTTGGTCCTTTGTTGTGCCCGGTCTTATGATTGCTTTTCTTGGCTTGatgattttcttctttcttcctgtTACTCCTGAATCTGTTGGTTGTGATAGAGAAGAAGATGTATTGCATTTCCCTAGGAAGATTGGGGAGGAAGTAACAGAGCCTTTATTGAGATCAGAGACAGCGGTTAAAGAGAAAGCTGTGGGATTCATACAAGCATGGAAAATTCCCGGTGTTGCTCCATTTGCTTTTTGCCTCTTCTTCTCCAAATTGGTTGCTTATACATTTCTCTATTGGCTTCCCTTCTACATTAGCCATACAG CCATAGGCGGGAAGTATCTATCCAATTCGGCAGCTGGAAATCTGTCAACGTTGTTTGATGTAGGAGGGGTTCTTGGGGGGATCCTAGCTGGTCACATTTCGGATCATCTAGATGCCAGAGCCATAACTGCAGCAAGTTTCATGTATTGTGCAATTCCTGCTTTGTTCTTCTATAGGAGCTATGGAAACATTTCCTTGACTGTAAACATGGTTCTTATGTTCATCACTGGCATTTTTGTAAATGGCCCCTATGCTCTTATAACAACTGCTGTCTCAGCAGACTTAGGAACTCACAGTTCATTGAAAGGGAATTCACGGGCATTGGCAACTGTAACAGCGATTATTGATGGAACTGGCTCAATTGGAGCTGCTATTGGACCATTATTGACTGGTTATATTTCTGCCAAGAGCTGGAGTGCAGTTTTCACAATGCTGATGGCAGCTGCTCTAATTGCAGGGCTGCTTCTAACTAAGCTTGTTGTGGCTGAGGTTACTGCAAAGCTTTCTGAATCAAGGTCACATAAAAGGCAGCAATCAAGGTCTCCAATGGGGACAACTGAAGAAGCGTGA
- the LOC123224828 gene encoding heat shock 22 kDa protein, mitochondrial-like — MASSFVLKRFVSSTLLPRSFSRTTIVPTASSASRFFNTNAVRHRDDESDARDLDVDRRSVPHRRDFFSDVFDPFSPTRSLSQVLNLMDQMTENPFFAGTRGGLRRGWDAIEDENALKLRIDMPGLGKEDVNVSVEQSTLVIKGEGAKEADDEESIRRYTSRIDLPEKMYKTDEIKAEMKNGVLKVVVPKVKEEERSDVFQVTVE, encoded by the exons ATGGCGTCTTCTTTCGTTCTCAAGAGATTCGTTTCTTCTACTCTACTCCCCAGGTCTTTCAGCCGTACCACCATCGTTCCGACTGCCTCCTCAGCCTCTCGCTTCTTCAACACCAACGCCGTTCGTCACCGGGACGATGAGTCCGACGCCCGCGACCTCGACGTTGACCGTCGATCTGTTCCTCACCGCCGCGATTTCTTCTCAG ATGTGTTTGATCCGTTCTCTCCAACAAGGAGCTTGAGCCAGGTTCTGAACCTGATGGACCAAATGACTGAGAATCCGTTCTTTGCTGGGACACGTGGCGGCCTACGCCGAGGCTGGGATGCAATAGAAGACGAAAACGCTCTGAAACTCCGAATCGACATGCCAGGGCTAGGAAAGGAAGATGTGAACGTGTCAGTGGAACAGAGCACACTGGTGATCAAAGGTGAAGGAGCGAAAGAAGCTGATGATGAAGAAAGCATTCGAAGGTACACTAGCAGAATCGATCTGCCTGAGAAGATGTACAAGACCGATGAGATCAAGGCGGAGATGAAGAACGGTGTGTTGAAGGTGGTGGTGCCCAAGGTAAAGGAAGAGGAGAGGAGTGACGTGTTCCAGGTAACAGTTGAGTGA